The genomic interval CCGGGACTTCGTCAGCGGAATCATCGACTTCGGCGACACCGTGCACACGGCGGTAGCGATCGACGTCGCCACGGCGGTAATGAACCAGTTTCCGCTCGACTTCGATGCCGACGGCCCGCACGACCTGTTCGCCGACGCGCGCGACCTGCTGCGCGGCTATCTCGCACATGCCGAACTCAGCCGCGACGAAGTGCTGCTGATTCCGCACCTGGCCATGGCGCGCGTCGCGGCGCGAGCGTTGCTGACTTCATGGCGCGCCATGCTGTTCCCGGAAAACGAAGGCTACATCCTGCGTTTCACACGGCCGGGATGGGAGCATTTGCGCTGGTTCATGCAGCGCGACCCTGAGACTGTTTCCAACGCCTTGCTCTAGTTCTTCCATCGCACCGCTCACCTCACCGATCCTGACCGCCCTATGAATACCACCACGTCGCAGCCGGCTGCACAAATCGAGGCCGCCGGTAGCAGCAAATCCCACGACGCACTGCGCGGCGACATGCCGAACGGCTTCGATCCGGCGTCGCTCGATCACCTCGACGCCGGCACGCAACGGCACATTGCGCGCCGCTTACGGCTGCTCAGTCCGTCGTATCGATTGTTCTACGCCGAGCCCGTCAAGATCGTGCGCGGCGAGAAGGTCTATCTGTACGACGACCAGGGCAACGACTATCTCGATGCCTACAACAACGTCGTCTGCGTCGGACATGCCAATCCGCGCATCGTCGATGCCGTCACCCGCCAGCTCTCGACGCTCTGCACGCATACCCGTTACATGCAGGAGCCGATCCTCGACTACGCCGAGGACCTGCTCTCGACGTTCAACACGTCGATCCGCGCGGGCCAGATGATGTTCACCTGCACCGGCTCCGAGGCCAACGACCTGGCCACGCGCATCGCGATGCAGTACGCCGGCAAGACCGGCGTGATCGTGACCAGTGAGGCCTATCACGGCAACTCGCATCTCACCTCGAGCTTTTCGCCCTCGCTGGGCCGCAGGGCTTTGCTGGGCCCCTATGTGCGCACGGTGCCGGCTCCCGACTCGTACAGAATGACGCCGTCGGAGATCGGTCAGCGCATGGCCGCACAGGTTGCGTTGCAGATCGAGGACATCCGCCGTCATGGCGGCGGTCTGGCGGCGTTCATCGCCGATTCGTTCTTCTCGTCGGATGGCGTATTCGCCCACCCGACCGATGTACTCGCACCGGTAGCCGAGGTGGTGCGCCGCGCCGGCGGGCTGTTCATCGCGGACGAGGTGCAGTCCGGCTTCGGGCGCAGCGGCACGCATATGTGGGGGCATGAGCGCCATGGCGTCGTGCCCGACATCGTCACGCTCGGCAAACCGATGGGCAACGGCTATCCGGTGGCGGGCCTGGTCGTGCGTCCCGAGGTCGTCGCGGGCTTCGGGCAGGACATGCGCTACTTCAACACCTTCGGCGGCAATTCGGTCGCGATCGCGGCCGCGCAGGCCACGCTCGACGTGTTGCGCGACGAGCACGTGCTCGACAACGCGCAGCGGGTCGGCGCGATCCTGGCCGAGGGCTTGAACGCATTGGCAAGGAAATACGAATGCATCGGCGACGTGCGCGGCACGGGCCTGTATTTCGGCGTCGAGATCGTGCGTGACCGCGCGAAGAAGGACACGGACATCGCGACGGCGCTCAAGATCGTCAACGGCTTGCGCCAGCGGCGCGTGCTGATTTCCGCGACCGGGCCGGACGCGAGTGTGCTGAAGATACGCCCGCCGCTGGTCTTTGGCGCTAACGATGCCGACCGCCTGTTGACGGAGTTGGATACGGTGCTTGCCGCACTGTGATCGCTAGCGAACGGTCTGACGCGAGCACGTTGCCCGCGCATAAGTCCCGGCAGTCCACCAGCCCCCCGACAAGCGTATTTGCATTAACCGGTCTTTAACGTCCGCTTGTTGGAGGGTTAATCATCCGGAGAAGATCGCGCCGCATAATTGCATGCACGAATCATCATCCGCGCAATTCATAGGAGCAGAAGTGACCACAGCATTCTTATTGCACCGCATCGAAGGTGCGCCTGTTTCGACCTCCTTCCGCAGGGCAGGTTTCGGTCAGAACGATCCCTTCGTACGCCATCGCGAGATCGCCTGGGAAGGACCGGACTCGATGGCCGCGGGTCGTGTCAGCTTCATCGGCGAGCTCGACGTGGCGAGTTTTCCCCACATCGAAACCATCGTCGTCATGGAAGGCTCGCTCACGCTCGAAGCGGCCGGCATGGCGCCGCTGGTGCTGGGCCCGCAAGAGGGCGCGGTGATCGGCAAGGGTACTGCGCTTCGCTTCAGGGCGGAATCGCGCGCGCTTTTCGTATTCTGCTGCGCGGCTTCCAACATGCCGACCAAAACAGGCTTGGTCCCGTTGCGCGCGGAAGCCGACTTCAAGCCATCCGCAACGCTTCCAGCAGAGGTACTACTGGGCCCGGCTCCCGAATGTCGCAGCGACAACGTATTCACCGACGACGATGCGCAGTACAAAGCGGGTACGTGGGATTCGACGCCTTACCATCGGATCATCCGCCCGCATCGCGTCAACGAGTTCATGCACCTCCTGGCCGGCGGCGTGCGATTCGCCGAGCCTGACGGCAGCGTGCTGTCGCTCGGCGCCGGCGACGCGCTCTTCGTGCCGCAGGGTGCGTCGATCGGATGGGAAAGCAGCGAACGCGTGGCGAAGTTCTACGTTACGCAAACCGTCCAGGCTCCAGTCGAACGAAATTGATCATGTCCCCTCCGCTGACTCACATTCAAACTTCACCCACGCTGCCTGCCGCCGCCGACGTGGTCGTGATCGGAGGCGGCATCATCGGTGTCTTTGCTGCCTATTACATGGCCCAGCGCGGCGTTTCAGTCGCACTGGTCGAGAAGGGCAGGATTGGCGCCGAGCAGTCGAGCCGCAACTGGGGCTGGTGCCGACAGCAAAACCGCGACGAGCGTGAATTGCCGATCGCAAGCAAGAGCCTCGATCTGTGGGAACGATTTGCCGTCGAATCCGGTGAGGACACGGGGTTTCATCGCTGCGGGCTGTTGTATCTGAGCAATGACGACGCGGAGCTGGCCCGTTGGGCAAGTTGGGGCGACTTTGCGAAGACGGCGGGGGTGACGACCTACCTGCTCGATAGCAAGCAAGCCGCCGAGCGCGGGAAGGCGACAGGGAGGGCCTGGAAAGGCGGCGTCTTCTCGCCCAGCGACGGCACGGCGGACCCCGCGAAAGCCGCGCCCGCCGTGGCAACCGCACTCATGAAGCTGGGAGGCAGCGTTACGCAGCAGTGCGCGGCGCGCGGCATCGAACTGGAGGGCGGCCGAGTCTGCGGCGTCGTCACGGAAGCCGGAGTCATCAAAACCCGCACAGTCGTGCTTGCCGGCGGCGCGTGGGCGTCCGCATTCTGCCGCCAGCTCGGCATCCGCTTTCCCCAAGCATCGATCCGCCAATCCATCCTTAGCGTTTCACCTGTCGAGACTCCCTTGCCGGATGCGTTGTTCACTTCCGGCGTATCGATCACCCGCCGAACCGACGGACGCTACGCACTGGCAATCAGCGGACGCGCGCGCGTGGACGTGACGCCGCAGTTCCTGCGATTCGCCCCGCAATTCGTGCCCATGTTCGCCAAGCGTTGGCGTAACCTTCTGCCGGGCGGACTGGAAGGCGTGCGCGGCGGTCATGAAACGCTCAAGCGGTGGCAACTCGACGCGCCCACGCCCATGGAGCGGGTACGCATCCTGGATCCGAAACCCGATATGCCTACCGTGAGGGAAACGCATCGCCGCGCCATCGAACTGCTGCCCGAACTTGGCAAAGCGAAAATCACACACGCGTGGGCAGGTTTCGTCGACAGCACACCCGACGGCGTGCCGGGTATCGGGGAAGTGCCGGGCGTACCGGGATTGATCCTGGCCGCGGGCTTTTCCGGTCACGGGTTCGGGATCGGGCCCGGCGCTGGACATCTGATCGCGGATCTGGCCACCGGTGCGGCGCCGATCGTCGACCCTATCCCGTATCGGCCTGCCCGATTCGCCGACTCGGCATGGGGCAAGGTCGCTGACTTTTAAACGGGCGGGAGGCGCGGTTAGTGCAACAAACGCCGTGCCACCTGAAGGGTGAGCACGGCAGCGCAAATGATGCGCTCTCAACAACGATTCGGATTCCGTAGGTTTTCAATCCGAGCCGCTTTACCAAACGAATAGCATCGAGTCTGCAGCGTTATCACGTCAGGAGTGAAGTCATTGCAGTGTGTCCTTGAGTCGGTACCATGCCCCCACGAAAGGCAAAAACCACGGCTTGCCGAAGTGCCCCGGAATAGCGGGCCAGTCGAAGTCCTTCCACGGATTGAGATCGGCGCGTCCGTCCATGATCTCCGCCATCAGCGTACCCATCAGCGTGGCCATGTGCGTGCCGTGTCCGCTATAGCCCATCGAGTAGTACATGCCGTCTCGCTCACCCGCGCGCGGCAGACGATTGGCGGTCATGTCGACCATGCCGCCCCAGCAATAGTCGATGCGCACGTCGGCCAATTCGGGAAACACGGCGATCATCTGCTGTCGCAAGATCATTCCGCTTTTTTCGTCCGAGCGGGGGTTCGACGTCGCGAAGCGCGCGCGACCGCCGAACAATATCCGGTTGTCGGGCGTGACGCGAAAGAAGTTGACGAAGTTTTTCGTGTCGGTGGCCATTCGGCGCGTCGGCAGCAGCCGATCGAGCCGTTGCGTCGGCAAAGGCTCGGTGACGATGATGAAAGCTCCCACCGGCACGATTCTGCGCCGGACCCAGCCGAACGGTCCCAGTTGCGAGATGCCGCTCGCCAACAGCACTTGCGGTGCGCGGATCTCTCCGCGCGGCGTTCGCGCCACATAGGCGCCGCCGGATTCTCTTCGTAAATCCAGAACCGGCGCATGCTCCAGAATCTGCGCGCCACGCGCCTGCGCAGCCGTCGCGAGACCACGGACATAGCGGCCCACATGCATACCGGCGCTCTTCTCGAAGATCAACCCGCCGTGATAGCGGTCCGAGCCGATCTCGTCGCGTAGCTCCGCCTTTGTCACGAGACGCGTATCGGGGTCCACGCCCGCGGCAAGCAACGCCTGACTTCGCGCGAGCTTGTCGAAATGCTCCGGCTTCGCCGCGAGCTTGAGCTTGCCTCTACGAACGAAATCGCAATCGATCGACTCTTCCCTGACCAGCCGCTCGACCGTGTCGACCCCTGCGTCGAACGCGAGATAGAGCCGGTTGGCCAATTCCACGCCGATCCGCTGCGAGAGCGAAGCGTAATCCTGCGCGAAGCCGTTGTTGCACATGCCGCCGTTGCGGCCCGACGCCGCCTGCCCCACGGTGCCCGCCTCGCAGACAACGACGCGCGCGCCCTTCCTGGCGAGCGCCAATGCAGCCGCAGAGCCGGTGATCCCGGCGCCCACCACGATTACGTCGCAGCGTTCGCCATGCAGATCAGGCGCATTGCCGACAAATGGCTCGGACGTATCCAGCCAGTAAGAACTAAACCGCATTGCACTCTCCAACGCTGGCGCACCAATTCGATCTGAGCGACTAGACGCAAGCCACCGCTTCGACTTCGATCTTCAGACCGAAATGCAGCGCGGGAACCGGGACCACCGCGCGAGCGGGTTTCGCCGCTCCAGTCCAACGCGCATAGATCTCGTTGAACGTCGCCCAATATTCGATATCGACGATATACACACGAACCTGGACCAGTTTCGTGACGTCGCTGCCCGCGCCGGCCAGCGCCGTAGCCAGATTGGCCAACACCTGCTCGGCCTGCGCTTCGAACGGCTGGTCGGTGAGTTTTCGTCCTGTCGGATCGATCGGCAACTGCCCGGAGACGAAAACCATCCCGTTCGCTATCGAGACGTGGCTGTAGTGGCCGCCAGGCGGCGCCAGTCCCTCGGGGTTGATCGTCCTCGGGCACTGCTCACTACGTTCACGTTTATCCATGGGAAGCGCTCATAGGGGTGGGAAGTCTGCCTGCCGCTGCCGGGACAAAGCCGGATAGCGGTGGCGTTTGCGGTGGCGTTTGCGGTGGCGTTTGCGGTGGCGTTTGCGGGTTTCACAAAGCCTCATTACGTGAGCCACTATAGGAAAAATAATATTTCCCGTGTTTAATATCCAATGAACTCCTCATTAACAGGCGCTTAATGCTCCGATTAGAAGACATGCAACTGCTCCGCGCGCTCGGCGCGTCGCAATCGCTTGCCGCGGCCGCAAGGCTGCTGGATCTTACGCCGCCCGCGGTCACGGTGCGGCTTCAGCGTATCGAGGAGCGCATGGGGGTGCGTCTTGCCACGCGCGCGGCCAGGGGGATTTCCCTCACTGACGAGGGGCAGCGGCTTACTCAGGAGGCCATCGACATTCTCGAGAGGATCGAGTCGATTCCTTCGCGCATTTCCGGAGAGGCGGCTGGCGTGAGCGGCCATCTGCGCGTCGTGGCGCCGTTTGGGTTCGGTCGCGAATATGTCGCGCCGCTCGTTCGCGATCTGCATCGCTCACATCCCAACCTCGCGATTTCGCTCATCCTGGTTGAAAGTCCCCTCGCCGCCGCGTCGGGTGCGGACGTCGTCATTTCCATCGGCCACATCAAACGTTCGTCCTGGGTAGGACATTTTTTGGCGCCGAACGACCGCTTCCTGTGTGCGAGCCCCGCCTTGGCGCGCGGCCTGTCGAAGCTCAAGCACCCGTCCGAGCTGACCCAGCACGCCTACCTGACCTTGCGAGAGAACGACGAAGACGTGACACGTCTGCGTTTCACTCAACACGATGCAGCGGGCAAACGGACGAGCAAAGCCGTCGCGGTTCGGTTGAGCAGCGCACTGTCTTCGAACGACGGCACCGTTGTGAGGGATTGGGCGCTGGACGGTCTGGGCGTCGTCGCGCGATCCGAATGGGACTGCGCCCGGCTGGTCGCGGAGGGAAAGCTCAAGCGCGTGCTGCCGGCGTGGCGCCTCGAACCCGCGCCGGTCATCGCCCTCACGCCCACGCGGCAGGGGCTGACGATCCGTCAGCGCGTGTTCCTGGAAGCCGCGAAACAAGCCTTCGATCCAGCGCCCTGGCGGAAATGATGTCCCGATTGATCGTGGTGGAACATCTGTTCTGTCGCGCCAGGGATAACAGGCCGAGCATGACGCCGCATGCACAGGATTGCTTATGTGATCGGCAACTAGAACTGTGCGGCGCCGCCGATCGCATCCAGTTCCGCGCACACCTGGGCGGACAATTTCAATTGCGACGCCTGCAGGTTTTCACGCAGATGCCCGACGCTCGACGTGCCGGGGATCAGCAGAATGTTAGGTGACCGCTGCAACAGCCAGGCGAGCGCCACTTGCATCGGCGTCGCGCCGAGTGTTTGTGCAATCTCCGACAGCGCCGACGACTGAATCGGCGTGAACCCGCCTAGCGGGAAAAACGGCACGTACGCGATGCCCGCCTCCGCAAGTTGGCCGATCAATGCATCGTCGTGCCGATGAACCAGGTTGTAGTGGTTCTGCACGCAGACGATCTCCGCGATGCGCCGCGCCTCCTCGATCTGCGTCGCCGTCACGTTGCTCAAGCCGATATGGCGCACGAGTCCGCGTTGTTGCAGTTCGGCCAGCGCCGTGACCTGCTTTTCGATCGACCCTTCGGCAGGCGCGTGAATATCGCCCATGGCCCGCATGTTCACGACTTCGAGCGCGTCGAGACCGAGATTGCGCAGATTGTCGTGCACGCCGCGCTCGATATCGGCCGGTTCGAACGCCGGCAGCCACGCGCCGTCGCTGCCGCGCACCGCGCCCACCTTGGTGACGATCACGAGGTCGCCGGGATAAGGATGCAGCGCTTCGCGGATCAACTGGTTGGTAATGTGCGGCCCGTAAAAATCGCTCGTATCGATGTGATTGACGCCCGACGCCACCGCTTCGCGCAGCACCGCGAGCGCCGCGCCGCGATCCTTCGGCGGACCGAATACGCCGGGGCCGGCCAGTTGCATGGCGCCGTAACCCATGCGGCGCACGGGGTGGCCGGCGAGCGGAAAGGTATCCGTAGTGCTGAGATTCGACATGACGCGCTCCTTGGTGAGTGGTTGAATGCAAGTATGGACCGGGTTGCGCTGTTGAATAAAGCCGTCTAACGTGTACGGGTTGTTCAACATTCTGCACAATCGCATGGAACTGAATGATCTCGCTGCCTTTGTCTCAGTCACCCGCGCGGGCGGCTTTCGCGACGCGGCGCGCATCGGCGGCGTGTCGGCGTCGAGTCTGAGTATTGCCGTGCGCCGCCTCGAAGCCAGGCTCGGGCTGCGCCTGCTCAACCGCACCACGCGCAGCGTGGCGCCGACCGAGGCCGGCTTGCGGCTCATCGAGAAGCTGACGCCGCTCTTCAGCGAAATGGAAGCGGCGCTGGACGTGCTGAACGTGTTCCGCGACAAGCCGGCTGGCACGCTCAAACTCAACGTGCCGTCGAGCGCCGCGCGCATCGTTTTGCCGGGCATCATCGCCGCGTTCCTGAAGACGTATCCCGACATCCGCGTCGAAGTCGTGGTCGAAGACGGGTTCGTCGACGTGCTGTCGATCGGTTGCGACGCCGGCATTCGCTACGACGACCGGCTCGAGCAGGACATGATCGCCATTCCGATCGGGCCGCGCGTGCAACGCTTCGCCACGGCGGCGGCGCCGGGCTATCTCGACACGCACGGACGTCCCGATCATCCCAGCGAGCTGCTTTCGCACGCGTGCCTGCGCGGTCAATTCGCCGGCGGCGCCACGCCGATCTGGTATTTCGAGCGCGACGGCGAAGTCTTGCAGTTGAATCCATCGGGGCCGCTGCTGGTGCGACCGGGCGCAGCGATCGATCTCGCGGTGAGCGCGGCCGTCGCGGGCGTGGGCGTCATTCACCTGTTCGAAGACCTGCTGCGCCCGCACCTCGACAGCGGCGCGTTGGAGCCGATTCTGGAGCCGTGGTGGCAGCGTTTTTCGGGTCCATTTCTGTACTATCCGGGGCGTCGTCATTTGCCGGCGCCGCTGCGCGCGTTCGTCGATTTTTTGAAGGCGATCGATTCCGATTGATGCGGGGACGTGAAACGCGCAGGGCGATTTGTCCGTTTGCCGAGCCAAACCACACGC from Paraburkholderia phytofirmans PsJN carries:
- a CDS encoding LysR family transcriptional regulator, whose amino-acid sequence is MELNDLAAFVSVTRAGGFRDAARIGGVSASSLSIAVRRLEARLGLRLLNRTTRSVAPTEAGLRLIEKLTPLFSEMEAALDVLNVFRDKPAGTLKLNVPSSAARIVLPGIIAAFLKTYPDIRVEVVVEDGFVDVLSIGCDAGIRYDDRLEQDMIAIPIGPRVQRFATAAAPGYLDTHGRPDHPSELLSHACLRGQFAGGATPIWYFERDGEVLQLNPSGPLLVRPGAAIDLAVSAAVAGVGVIHLFEDLLRPHLDSGALEPILEPWWQRFSGPFLYYPGRRHLPAPLRAFVDFLKAIDSD
- a CDS encoding aspartate aminotransferase family protein, which produces MPNGFDPASLDHLDAGTQRHIARRLRLLSPSYRLFYAEPVKIVRGEKVYLYDDQGNDYLDAYNNVVCVGHANPRIVDAVTRQLSTLCTHTRYMQEPILDYAEDLLSTFNTSIRAGQMMFTCTGSEANDLATRIAMQYAGKTGVIVTSEAYHGNSHLTSSFSPSLGRRALLGPYVRTVPAPDSYRMTPSEIGQRMAAQVALQIEDIRRHGGGLAAFIADSFFSSDGVFAHPTDVLAPVAEVVRRAGGLFIADEVQSGFGRSGTHMWGHERHGVVPDIVTLGKPMGNGYPVAGLVVRPEVVAGFGQDMRYFNTFGGNSVAIAAAQATLDVLRDEHVLDNAQRVGAILAEGLNALARKYECIGDVRGTGLYFGVEIVRDRAKKDTDIATALKIVNGLRQRRVLISATGPDASVLKIRPPLVFGANDADRLLTELDTVLAAL
- a CDS encoding NAD(P)/FAD-dependent oxidoreductase, translated to MSPPLTHIQTSPTLPAAADVVVIGGGIIGVFAAYYMAQRGVSVALVEKGRIGAEQSSRNWGWCRQQNRDERELPIASKSLDLWERFAVESGEDTGFHRCGLLYLSNDDAELARWASWGDFAKTAGVTTYLLDSKQAAERGKATGRAWKGGVFSPSDGTADPAKAAPAVATALMKLGGSVTQQCAARGIELEGGRVCGVVTEAGVIKTRTVVLAGGAWASAFCRQLGIRFPQASIRQSILSVSPVETPLPDALFTSGVSITRRTDGRYALAISGRARVDVTPQFLRFAPQFVPMFAKRWRNLLPGGLEGVRGGHETLKRWQLDAPTPMERVRILDPKPDMPTVRETHRRAIELLPELGKAKITHAWAGFVDSTPDGVPGIGEVPGVPGLILAAGFSGHGFGIGPGAGHLIADLATGAAPIVDPIPYRPARFADSAWGKVADF
- a CDS encoding LysR substrate-binding domain-containing protein: MLRLEDMQLLRALGASQSLAAAARLLDLTPPAVTVRLQRIEERMGVRLATRAARGISLTDEGQRLTQEAIDILERIESIPSRISGEAAGVSGHLRVVAPFGFGREYVAPLVRDLHRSHPNLAISLILVESPLAAASGADVVISIGHIKRSSWVGHFLAPNDRFLCASPALARGLSKLKHPSELTQHAYLTLRENDEDVTRLRFTQHDAAGKRTSKAVAVRLSSALSSNDGTVVRDWALDGLGVVARSEWDCARLVAEGKLKRVLPAWRLEPAPVIALTPTRQGLTIRQRVFLEAAKQAFDPAPWRK
- a CDS encoding NAD(P)/FAD-dependent oxidoreductase is translated as MRFSSYWLDTSEPFVGNAPDLHGERCDVIVVGAGITGSAAALALARKGARVVVCEAGTVGQAASGRNGGMCNNGFAQDYASLSQRIGVELANRLYLAFDAGVDTVERLVREESIDCDFVRRGKLKLAAKPEHFDKLARSQALLAAGVDPDTRLVTKAELRDEIGSDRYHGGLIFEKSAGMHVGRYVRGLATAAQARGAQILEHAPVLDLRRESGGAYVARTPRGEIRAPQVLLASGISQLGPFGWVRRRIVPVGAFIIVTEPLPTQRLDRLLPTRRMATDTKNFVNFFRVTPDNRILFGGRARFATSNPRSDEKSGMILRQQMIAVFPELADVRIDYCWGGMVDMTANRLPRAGERDGMYYSMGYSGHGTHMATLMGTLMAEIMDGRADLNPWKDFDWPAIPGHFGKPWFLPFVGAWYRLKDTLQ
- a CDS encoding cupin domain-containing protein, with the protein product MTTAFLLHRIEGAPVSTSFRRAGFGQNDPFVRHREIAWEGPDSMAAGRVSFIGELDVASFPHIETIVVMEGSLTLEAAGMAPLVLGPQEGAVIGKGTALRFRAESRALFVFCCAASNMPTKTGLVPLRAEADFKPSATLPAEVLLGPAPECRSDNVFTDDDAQYKAGTWDSTPYHRIIRPHRVNEFMHLLAGGVRFAEPDGSVLSLGAGDALFVPQGASIGWESSERVAKFYVTQTVQAPVERN
- a CDS encoding RidA family protein — encoded protein: MDKRERSEQCPRTINPEGLAPPGGHYSHVSIANGMVFVSGQLPIDPTGRKLTDQPFEAQAEQVLANLATALAGAGSDVTKLVQVRVYIVDIEYWATFNEIYARWTGAAKPARAVVPVPALHFGLKIEVEAVACV
- a CDS encoding aldo/keto reductase family oxidoreductase, which encodes MSNLSTTDTFPLAGHPVRRMGYGAMQLAGPGVFGPPKDRGAALAVLREAVASGVNHIDTSDFYGPHITNQLIREALHPYPGDLVIVTKVGAVRGSDGAWLPAFEPADIERGVHDNLRNLGLDALEVVNMRAMGDIHAPAEGSIEKQVTALAELQQRGLVRHIGLSNVTATQIEEARRIAEIVCVQNHYNLVHRHDDALIGQLAEAGIAYVPFFPLGGFTPIQSSALSEIAQTLGATPMQVALAWLLQRSPNILLIPGTSSVGHLRENLQASQLKLSAQVCAELDAIGGAAQF